A single genomic interval of Oncorhynchus mykiss isolate Arlee chromosome 13, USDA_OmykA_1.1, whole genome shotgun sequence harbors:
- the LOC110516362 gene encoding protein phosphatase 1 regulatory subunit 29-like, protein MANRFLHLPSIPLSLSLSPSIFLYLLPPLLLLLHLPVSVRGDCWLIEGDKGYVWLAICSQNQPPYETIPQHINNTVHDLRLNENKLKAVLFHSMYRFTNLTDLNLTKNEISYIEDGAFTHQANLQVLQLGYNKLTNLTEGVMRGLGRLQCLFLQHNLIEVIDNKAFEESSSSLSSIDLSSNKLARIDPSTFTVLNRLMVCELAGNPFHCGCDLYSFLTWLEAFNNVTHTYDRLQCETPGELFLYPLLSPVAGHGRSARTMLATICRDGMIIPGITSQPGTDWEGSGMGPEMDGRAGPYHQPTASSTADPNFNPSIKLQWVTLSAAKLLVQIPKPYSKMYVLVQYNQSFVSDIQNLKEKKEKVTLVDLKPHTNYTYCVVSISKNQRNNHTCIFFATREAGPDDHHANPSTMTHYIITILGCLLGMVIVLGLVYYCLRKRRMQEEKEKAISVKKTILEMRYGPEAAAQAANDPAAMQHLQEQAQNQGHHGGHLHGGGGGGGNKLPPSTSSSSGMLHGSANTTSSRLSTLPQVEKMATAFGEAMATNKGNYMDVRTGAGLSGDGGGLLLAGGGGGGGEAILVDMRGINGCSEDGMDVGNDSDDDGHGSASEISTIAMEVDKVNQIINNCIDALKLDSLVATTTSGDNPTSPPPACINSLARNLIPLSQGLADTCQMLASSPKIHAPPAMTPVPLVMPLSERPGISGGGFLSPPYRDPPPANAVRPLQRQLSDTGVVVMGAGKNRCSVSLAGGSMKSTRVFSLDVPEPRSPGPNSCPPYPEKGSPVGCGETMERLPLVGGNGSGCGSGGDGNGMGCGGGNGMGGGVNEGGVNVNGGGVGCGGGGRGGGGPGKQQQHHHLEVHPDYHCSEHRHSFPALYYEGANDSPSPSPSQKASFLKPLGRTKRDPAAYSQLSPSRHHNYSGYSSSPEYSSENTLRIWERFRPHKKGPRDPREEATYIAAGHALRKKVQFAKDEDLHDILDYWKGVSAQQKL, encoded by the exons atggccaacaggtttctccacctcccctccatcccgctctccctatccctctcaccatccatcttcctctacCTTCTCCCCCCATTacttcttctcctccacctccctgtGTCCGTCCGGGGGGACTGCTGGCTGATCGAGGGGGATAAAGGCTACGTGTGGCTGGCCATCTGCAGTCAGAACCAGCCCCCGTACGAGACTATCCCCCAGCACATCAACAATACG GTCCATGACCTGAGGCTGAATGAGAACAAGCTGAAAGCAGTGCTATTCCACTCCATGTATCGCTTCACCAACCTGACAGACCTCAACCTCACCAAGAACGAGATCTCTTACATAGAGGACGGGGCCTTTACCCATCAGGCCAACCTGCAG GTCCTCCAGTTGGGTTACAACAAGCTGACCAACCTGACAGAGGGGGTGATGCGAGGCCTGGGCCGCTTGCAGTGCCTCTTCCTCCAGCACAACCTCATCGAGGTCATTGACAACAAAGCATTCGAGGAGTCCAGCTCCAGCCTCAGCAGCATCGACCTCTCGTCCAATAAGCTGGCCCGGATCGATCCGTCAACGTTCACCGTGCTAAACCGGTTAATGGTCTGCGAGCTGGCAGGAAATCCTTTCCATTGTGGATGTGATCTGTATAGTTTTCTTACTTGGTTGGAGGCATTTAATAACGTGACACATACATACGACAGGCTGCAGTGCGAGACCCCCGGCGAGCTGTTTCTCTACCCGCTCCTGAGCCCCGTGGCCGGGCACGGGCGCAGCGCTCGCACCATGCTCGCCACCATCTGTCGCGATGGCATGATCATACCCGGGATCACGTCTCAACCCGGCACCGACTGGGAGGGCTCCGGGATGGGCCCGGAGATGGACGGCCGGGCCGGACCGTATCATCAGCCGACAGCGTCGTCCACGGCTGACCCCAACTTCAACCCCAGCATCAAACTCCAATGGGTCACTCTGTCTGCAGCCAAGCTGTTGGTCCAGATCCCTAAACCATACAGCAAGATGTACGTCCTGGTTCAATACAACCAGAGCTTCGTCTCGGACATCCAGAACCtcaaggagaagaaggagaaggtgaCGTTGGTGGACCTCAAACCTCACACCAACTACACCTACTGCGTAGTGTCTATAAGTAAAAACCAGCGCAACAACCACACGTGCATCTTCTTCGCCACGCGAGAGGCTGGCCCTGACGACCACCACGCCAACCCATCAACCATGACGCATTACATCATAACGATTCTGGGGTGTCTGCTGGGGATGGTGATCGTGCTCGGGCTCGTCTACTACTGCCTGAGGAAGCGTCGGatgcaggaggagaaggagaaggcgaTCAGCGTGAAGAAGACCATCTTGGAGATGCG GTATGGACCGGAGGCTGCAGCACAGGCAGCTAACGACCCGGCAGCCATGCAGCATCTCCAGGAACAGGCCCAGAACCAGGGGCACCACGGAGGTCACCTCCACGGAGGAGGGGGTGGCGGGGGTAATAAActtcccccctccacctcctccagctcCGGCATGCTCCACGGTTCGGCCAACACCACCTCCTCCCGCCTCTCGACGCTCCCCCAAGTGGAGAAGATGGCCACAGCGTTCGGTGAAGCCATGGCAACCAATAAAGGGAATTATATGGACGTGAGGACTGGGGCAGGATTATCGGGAGACGGGGGAGGATTATTACtggcagggggaggaggaggagggggagaggcgaTACTGGTGGATATGCGAGGCATCAACGGTTGCAGTGAAGACGGAATGGACGTTGGGAATGATTCGGATGACGACGGGCACGGATCTGCGTCGGAGATCTCGACGATCGCCATGGAGGTCGACAAAGTCAACCAGATTATCAACAACTGTATCGACGCGCTCAAGCTCGACTCCCTTGTTGCCACGACAACATCTGGCGACAACCCTACTTCTCCTCCACCTGCTTGTATCAACTCCCTCGCTCGgaacctcatccccctctcccaaGGCCTCGCTGACACCTGCCAGATGCTCGCCTCCTCTCCCAAAATCCATGCCCCTCCCGCGATGACCCCCGTTCCCCTCGTCATGCCCCTCTCGGAGCGTCCCGGAATCAGCGGAGGGGGGTTTCTCTCGCCACCCTACAGGGACCCACCACCGGCGAACGCCGTACGACCCTTACAGAGGCAGCTGAGCGATACAGGTGTGGTGGTCATGGGTGCTGGGAAGAACCGATGTAGCGTGTCCTTGGCTGGAGGATCCATGAAGAGCACCAGGGTCTTCAGTCTGGATGTCCCGGAGCCCCGCAGCCCGGGGCCCAACTCCTGCCCTCCATACCCAGAGAAGGGGAGCCCTGTTGGGTGTGGGGAAACCATGGAGAGGCTCCCTCTTGTGGGTGGAaatggtagtggttgtggtagtggtggtgatggaaaCGGGatgggttgtggtggtgggaacGGAATGGGAGGAGGGGTTAATGAAGGTGGGGTGAATGTCAATGGAGGTGGGGTGGGTTgcggagggggaggaagaggagggggaggcccgggaaagcagcagcagcatcatcatcTGGAGGTACATCCAGACTACCACTGTTCTGAGCACAGGCACTCCTTCCCCGCCCTCTACTATGAGGGAGCCAAcgactccccctctccctccccatcccagAAGGCCTCCTTCCTCAAACCCCTGGGACGTACCAAAAGGGACCCTGCCGCCTACTCCCAGCTTTCCCCTTCCCGGCACCACAACTACTCCGGCTACTCCTCCAGCCCCGAATATTCCTCGGAAAACACCCTTCGAATCTGGGAGAGGTTCCGGCCACACAAGAAAGGCCCTCGCGACCCTCGCGAAGAGGCGACGTATATCGCTGCAGGCCACGCCTTGAGGAAGAAGGTTCAGTTTGCGAAAGACGAGGACCTCCATGATATCCTCGACTACTGGAAGGGGGTGTCGGCCCAGCAGAAGCTGTGA